A single window of Halobacterium jilantaiense DNA harbors:
- a CDS encoding bis(5'-nucleosyl)-tetraphosphatase: MTVEATSAGAILFRNTRDRREYLLLKSRPGDWEFPKGGVEGDEELQQTAIREVQEEAGIEDFRLVDGFRDEYDYVFEANGDRIHKTVHLFIAKSFEASAELSSEHSDLQWRDYEQAVNTITQDGPREILEDAHDFIDEEADV; encoded by the coding sequence ATGACGGTTGAAGCGACGAGCGCCGGTGCGATCCTGTTCCGCAACACGCGGGACCGGCGCGAGTACCTCCTCCTGAAGAGCCGGCCCGGGGACTGGGAGTTCCCGAAGGGCGGCGTGGAGGGGGACGAGGAACTCCAGCAGACGGCAATTCGAGAGGTACAGGAGGAAGCCGGCATCGAGGATTTCCGCCTCGTTGACGGCTTCCGCGACGAGTACGACTACGTGTTCGAGGCGAACGGCGACCGCATCCACAAGACGGTCCACCTGTTCATCGCGAAGTCCTTCGAGGCGAGCGCCGAGCTGTCCAGCGAGCACTCCGACCTCCAGTGGCGTGACTACGAGCAGGCGGTCAACACCATCACGCAGGACGGCCCCCGCGAAATCCTCGAGGACGCCCACGACTTCATCGACGAGGAAGCCGACGTCTGA
- a CDS encoding uS10/mL48 family ribosomal protein, producing MTFVTKLSLESGDRAALDAVVSDIKETCRRKGAQLKGPHSDAPAEIRVPLYARLGGDPEEKTNDWHYTVYRRRVALHGHDDLARTIMERDFPSSVHVEAEVERIEPLGSSV from the coding sequence ATGACCTTCGTAACCAAACTATCCCTCGAGAGTGGGGACCGAGCGGCCCTCGACGCCGTCGTCTCCGACATCAAGGAGACGTGCCGGCGGAAGGGCGCACAGCTCAAAGGCCCACACTCGGACGCACCCGCGGAGATTCGGGTGCCGCTGTACGCCCGACTCGGCGGCGACCCGGAGGAGAAGACCAACGACTGGCACTACACCGTCTACCGGCGTCGCGTGGCACTCCACGGCCACGACGACCTCGCGCGGACGATTATGGAGCGGGACTTCCCGTCCAGCGTCCACGTCGAGGCCGAGGTCGAGCGCATCGAACCGCTCGGCTCCTCTGTCTAG
- a CDS encoding Na+/H+ antiporter NhaC family protein, translated as MSTDQTDGFGDDPMADDDGPNIEFYGGPAASAIPLALFVVWAVFQSGVLQVSDTTGLVIGMLGSLVVGMFFTKGSWATYANTIFEGMTQRVAATAIVAWLWAGMFAQLLQDGGFVEGLVWAADVASISGPLFPAATFLLAALFTTGIGTGYGGAIAFTSLFYPAGVLLGANPVLLFGAILSGAVFGDNIAPVSDTTIVSAVTQDADIGGVVASRFKYAVVAAVIAFVGYVVAGFVMPGSEAAGSAALDGQPLGLAHVVSMLVVIGLAVAGRHIVEAISWGIIVALVFNVGSTVLASWGVIETGLQSAPALLFRAPASGGLASAFEWLPFVVLVEDGGGVTGSLYSGAAGFFPLIVLTLLIVAGARIMIQGGGFAAIQSFLLNRVATTVRRAETTMVLGTASVNAMITINTAAEIAIAPYIARIGERFNVNGYRRANILDANTSALGYIFPWGGGVLAAYGAMQGIDEGITTVNPIEVWPFVFHGWILFFVFLAAALTGFGLEYISDRESEEVARA; from the coding sequence CGCTCGCGCTGTTCGTCGTATGGGCAGTGTTCCAGAGCGGCGTCCTCCAAGTGAGCGACACGACCGGGCTCGTCATCGGGATGCTCGGGTCCCTCGTCGTCGGAATGTTCTTCACGAAGGGGTCGTGGGCAACGTACGCGAACACCATCTTCGAGGGCATGACCCAGCGCGTCGCTGCCACCGCTATCGTCGCGTGGTTGTGGGCCGGCATGTTCGCCCAGCTCCTCCAGGACGGCGGCTTCGTCGAAGGGCTGGTCTGGGCGGCCGACGTCGCCAGCATCTCCGGGCCGCTGTTCCCCGCCGCCACCTTCCTGCTCGCGGCGCTGTTCACCACCGGCATCGGCACCGGGTATGGCGGAGCCATCGCGTTCACGTCGCTGTTCTACCCCGCGGGCGTCCTGCTCGGCGCAAACCCCGTGTTGCTGTTCGGCGCAATCCTCTCCGGGGCCGTCTTCGGGGACAACATCGCGCCGGTCAGCGACACGACCATCGTCAGTGCAGTCACTCAGGACGCCGACATCGGTGGTGTCGTCGCCTCCCGGTTCAAGTACGCCGTCGTCGCCGCGGTAATCGCCTTTGTCGGCTACGTCGTCGCCGGCTTCGTGATGCCGGGGTCGGAGGCCGCAGGGTCGGCCGCCCTCGACGGCCAGCCGCTGGGGCTCGCTCACGTCGTCTCGATGCTGGTCGTCATCGGGCTCGCCGTCGCTGGTCGGCACATCGTCGAAGCCATCTCGTGGGGCATCATCGTCGCGCTCGTGTTCAACGTCGGGTCGACCGTCCTCGCTTCCTGGGGCGTCATCGAGACCGGACTCCAGAGCGCGCCCGCGCTGTTGTTCCGCGCGCCGGCTTCCGGCGGGCTGGCGAGCGCCTTCGAGTGGCTGCCGTTCGTCGTTCTCGTCGAGGACGGCGGCGGCGTCACCGGCAGCCTCTACTCGGGGGCCGCCGGCTTCTTCCCGCTCATCGTCCTCACGCTGCTCATTGTCGCCGGGGCACGCATCATGATTCAGGGCGGCGGCTTCGCCGCCATCCAGTCGTTCCTCCTGAACCGCGTCGCCACCACCGTCCGCCGCGCCGAGACCACGATGGTCCTCGGGACGGCGTCCGTCAACGCAATGATAACTATCAACACCGCCGCCGAAATCGCCATCGCGCCGTACATCGCGCGCATCGGAGAGCGGTTCAACGTCAACGGCTACCGGCGGGCGAACATCCTCGACGCGAACACCAGCGCGCTCGGGTACATCTTCCCGTGGGGTGGCGGCGTCCTCGCCGCTTACGGGGCGATGCAGGGCATCGACGAGGGAATCACCACCGTCAACCCCATCGAGGTCTGGCCGTTCGTCTTCCACGGCTGGATCCTGTTCTTCGTGTTCTTGGCGGCCGCGCTCACTGGATTCGGGCTGGAGTACATCAGTGACCGCGAGAGCGAGGAGGTGGCTCGCGCATGA
- a CDS encoding DUF7513 family protein, giving the protein MSVLEKYLAGWTFRSNYPTFDAGDEVELFVTGREDGGQIARVGDSKLRIADAPGDLLDKRVRLKITSFDDDAHVGEAEYVETVGESAF; this is encoded by the coding sequence ATGAGCGTCCTCGAGAAGTACCTCGCGGGCTGGACGTTCCGGTCGAACTACCCGACGTTCGACGCCGGCGACGAGGTCGAGCTGTTCGTCACCGGCCGCGAAGACGGCGGGCAGATTGCTCGCGTCGGCGACTCGAAGCTCCGCATCGCCGACGCTCCGGGCGACCTGCTGGACAAGCGCGTCCGGCTGAAAATCACGAGCTTCGACGACGACGCGCACGTCGGCGAGGCCGAATACGTCGAGACCGTCGGCGAGAGCGCGTTCTAG